One Pseudomonadales bacterium genomic window, CTGGCGGGAATTAATTATGAAAAGGGAACTAATGATGGGAATTAATCAAACCAACCGTTTTCTTTCGGTTGTTTATACGGGAGCTCTTCTGGTAGCTACAATTTTGGCAATGCCGACAGCTGCAAACGCCACCACTATTACCATCTACGATCAGAACTTTGAGTCGCCAGTAGGGTTTGTGAATGGTTCCGGCAGTGGTTACAAGGATCTGTCACAGCAATCAGTGAATACTTTATATGGCGGTCAGCCAGTGAGCTTTTCTTTTGCGCAAAATTTTACCGTTGAAACTGCGCTGTTGACTGGTGGCCAGGCATTTGGAACTGGGTATTCGGATTCAACGAATACGGGAGGAAATTATGCCATCGGAATGTTATCGCATGTACAAAATGATTTACTTGGTTTGTCCTTCAATATCGGTAGCTACGACTTTTTCAATTTCGCTATCGATATTTCAAGCTTAGGGCTAGATGGTCCCGGCGGCCCATTTGTGAATGGGGATTTACCGAAGTTTAAGTTTACTCTTTTTGATAATCCATCGGGCACTTCAACCACAGGCTCGGGGTTAAGCACTGTATTAGATTCAGCAGAACTGATTGGAAAATTGTCGGCACAAGATGTGCTCGACTGGACGCATGGGGTGTTTGCCTTTGACACGAGGCTCTCGACGAATGGTAATGTGACTTTGCAGGTAGATTTACTACAAGGCGGTTACGCAGTATTTGACAACTTCAAGATCACGGCATCCGATGAGGCCCTAGGGGGAATCAGCACGGTATCGGTTCCAGCGACTATATGGTTGTTTAGCGTTGGTTTAATAGGCGTTATAGGTCTAGCTAGACGGAAGATGAGCTAGGGTATAGTATAAAATCCATTCAACGGCTCTTTCGAGAGCCGTTGTCTTTTCTCAACAGGCCGAGGCTCCCGGCTTGTCATGTAAGTTTCGGTAATGTTGAAGCGCTGAATCCCTTCCTACCACTACGCTCAACATGTTAGTTCTTCGTACAGACATTTCAATGAGATTAGCCGATCATAAACGACTTTAATTAACTTCTATCTTAGCGATGTATTTGTTTTAATTTTCAATATCTAACGTCATAGCAACCCCTAAAAAACCTTCCCCGGCAACCAGGTCACCAATTGTGGCCAATAGGCAATCATCGTCAGCATCACAAGTTGTATCGCGATGAAAGGAATCACTCCGCGGTAAATCTGGCTGGTGGCGACGGATTCGGGAGCGACACCTCTTAGGTAAAACAACGCGAAGCCGAAGGGTGGTGTCAGGAAGGAGGTTTGCAGGTTAATGGCAATCATAATGCCGAGCCAGACGGGATCGAGGCCCATGATCAGCAGAATTGGGGCGACGATGGGCACGACCACGAAGGTGATTTCGATAAAGTCGAGAAAGAAACCGAGAAAAAACATAGCTAGCATCACGACGATCATCGCGGCCATTACGCCACCGGGCAGATCGCTGAGGAATTCGCGTACCAGGTCGTCGCCGCCGAACCCCCTAAACACCAATGAAAATATTGCGGCACCTATCAGAATCATAAAGACCATGCTGCTGACTTGCGTGGTGGAGCGCATCACTTCACGTAGCATTGGCAGGTTAAAGCTTCCCTTGATGTAGGCCAATAACATGGCACCTACTGCTCCTACTGAGGCGGCTTCGGTAGGGGTTGCCAGCCCAACCAGTATGGAGCCAAGTACAAGCACCACCAGGAGTAAGGGTGGGGCAAGTGCTTTTAAAATATGTAAGATTGAGGTGTTGCCTAGTGCCTCTTCTGGGTGTGCGGGTGCGGCGGCAGGCTTACAGAGAGCGACTAGCGAGATATAGAGAATATAGAGAAATACCAGCAGCAGGCCGGGGATGAGTGCGCCTAAAAAAAGATCGCCCACGGAAACGGTCTCCGGAGAAAAGATGCCCATGTCGAGCTGTGCTTGTTGGTAAGCGGAAGACATAACGTCGCCGAGTAAGACCAGCACAATGGAGGGTGGAATAATCTGGCCTAGCGTGCCAGCCGCGCAAATAGTGCCGGTGGCGAGTGGTATATCATAGCCTCGTTTCAACATGGTTGGCAGCGATAGCAATCCCATGGTGACGACTGTTGCGCCGACGATGCCAGTGCTGGCGGCCATCAGCATGCCCACCAGCGTCACGGAAATGCCCAGCCCGCCGCGCAATTTTCCAAATAATGACGACATGGTATCAAGCAGTTCTTCGGCGACGTTGGACTTTTCCAGCATCACGCCCATAAAAACAAACAAGGGTACGGCGACTAGCACGTCGTTGGTCATGATGCCGAAAATACGGTTGGGCACGGCTTCTAAAAAGGCCGGGTCAAAACTGCTGGTCATTATTCCAATGAACGCGAAGAGAAGACCGGTTCCCGCTAACGAGAAGGCGACAGGATAACCAGCGATTAAAATAAGTATAACGGCGATGAATAGTGCCAGCGACATGAATTCCATTAGGTTGACGTCGCTGGTGGTGGATTATCGGGATCAATCTGCCCAGTAAGGATCAAGAGGCTGCGCATTGATTGTGCAAGACCTTGCAGTAGAACCGTTGCGGGCATGATAAGGAGTAGCGTTTTTAAGGCAAAGATAGCATCTATGCCGCCGGATTCTCGAGAGCCCTCGTAGTAAGACCAAGAGCTGGCAACGTATTCCCAGGAGATAGTAAAGATAAATAGGCAGCAAGGGATCAGTAAAAACACTGCGCCGAACAGGTCGACCCAGGCTTTGTTTCGTGCCGACATTGGGCGGTAAAAAATATCCACCCGGACATGGCTGTCGTGGCGCAGGGTGTAGGCGGCACCCATCAGAAATATGAGACTGTGTAGGTAGAGTAATGATTCTTGGAGCGCTACTGAGCCAACATTGAACAAATAGCGCAAAACGACAATGAGAAAGGTCAGTAAGACCAGTGCTAAGGTCAGCCAAGCTACACTGCGACCGAGCATTTCATTGAGACACTCGACACCTTTAATAAAGGTTCGGCAGGCGCTGCTGAAGGCCATATTAATTTTGGTTGATGCTTTGCGCGCGGCCTTGCTGGTCTACCGATACCACGACAAATTGTGCATCCGTTACCTTGTGAAAGTCCGTTTCGTCGTACTTGTGCGCCCAGACTTCGACCTGGATGGTTAAGGAGGATCTGCCGATTTCGGTGATCGTGGCGTATATGTCTATTACTGAACCTACCTTCACGGGAGAAACAAAATCCATTTGACCGATATCGACGGTCACTACTCTGCTGCGAGTTGTTTTTTCACCGGCAATTGAGGCAGCTAAGTCCATCTGCGAGACTATCCAGCCCGCATAAATGTTACCATGCGCGTTAGTGTCATTGGGTAAAGCGTAAGTTCGAAGTGCGAGTTCACCGGAAGGTTTAGGGTTGTTGTCGTCAATATCCATCGTGCCATTCTTAGAGTAGTAGTGAGTTTTGGTGCGGTGATTATAAATACGTGAAAGTTAAAATGAAATTACCGATTTGCTTTAATCCTAAATTAGCGACGTTGTTACGTTGATTTTTCTGGTCAGTAAGAATAACGTGTGGCTTGC contains:
- a CDS encoding TRAP transporter large permease subunit translates to MEFMSLALFIAVILILIAGYPVAFSLAGTGLLFAFIGIMTSSFDPAFLEAVPNRIFGIMTNDVLVAVPLFVFMGVMLEKSNVAEELLDTMSSLFGKLRGGLGISVTLVGMLMAASTGIVGATVVTMGLLSLPTMLKRGYDIPLATGTICAAGTLGQIIPPSIVLVLLGDVMSSAYQQAQLDMGIFSPETVSVGDLFLGALIPGLLLVFLYILYISLVALCKPAAAPAHPEEALGNTSILHILKALAPPLLLVVLVLGSILVGLATPTEAASVGAVGAMLLAYIKGSFNLPMLREVMRSTTQVSSMVFMILIGAAIFSLVFRGFGGDDLVREFLSDLPGGVMAAMIVVMLAMFFLGFFLDFIEITFVVVPIVAPILLIMGLDPVWLGIMIAINLQTSFLTPPFGFALFYLRGVAPESVATSQIYRGVIPFIAIQLVMLTMIAYWPQLVTWLPGKVF
- a CDS encoding TRAP transporter small permease subunit — its product is MAFSSACRTFIKGVECLNEMLGRSVAWLTLALVLLTFLIVVLRYLFNVGSVALQESLLYLHSLIFLMGAAYTLRHDSHVRVDIFYRPMSARNKAWVDLFGAVFLLIPCCLFIFTISWEYVASSWSYYEGSRESGGIDAIFALKTLLLIMPATVLLQGLAQSMRSLLILTGQIDPDNPPPATST
- a CDS encoding acyl-CoA thioesterase, which translates into the protein MDIDDNNPKPSGELALRTYALPNDTNAHGNIYAGWIVSQMDLAASIAGEKTTRSRVVTVDIGQMDFVSPVKVGSVIDIYATITEIGRSSLTIQVEVWAHKYDETDFHKVTDAQFVVVSVDQQGRAQSINQN